The region CTCTGCGAGCTTGAGGAAGACCTTCGGGCCCAAAGAGAGGCACCAGCCCTGGTGGGTGCGCAGGTTCCTGGTGATGAGGAAGACATGGAGGTGTTCTTCTTCAccccctcttcttcttcctccaactcctctgcctccacctctccTCTGATCCCAGGCACCCCGGAGGACGTACCTACTGCTGGAACACCAAGTCCTCCCCAGAGTCCTCAGGGTGGCTGCTCATCCCCCACGGCCACTGTTTCCCCTCCATGGAGCCAGGCAAGCGAGAGCCCCAGCATCCAAGAAGAGGAGGGCCCGAGCAGCTCACAGGATGTGGGATTCCCTGAGTACTTGCTCCAGGGTGCACCACAGGAGATGATGTATGATTTGCTTAATCTCCTGCTCCTCAAGTATCGAAAGAAGGAGCcgatcacaaaggaagaaatgctgaATGGAATCCTCAAAAATTACGAGGACCAATTCCCTGCCATCTTCAGCAAAGTCTCTAAGTACATGGAGATTGTCTATGGCATTGCAGTGAAGGAAGTGGACCCTGCCAGCCACTCCTACATCCTcagcacctccctgggcctcacctACGATGGGATGCAGAGCGATGACCAGAGCGTGCCCAAGACCGGCCTCCTGATTATCACCCTGGGCTTGGTCTTCATGGAGGGCGACTGCACCTCTGAGAAGAGCATGTGGTATGTGCTGGGTGTGCTGGGGTTGTGTCCTGGGAGGGAGCACCCCATCTAtggagagcccaggaagctcatcacCGAAGACTGGGTGCAGGAAAACTACCTGGAGTACCGGCAGGTGCCCAACAGTGATCCTGTGTGCTATCGGTTCCTGTGGGGCCCACGTGCCCACGCTGAAACCAGCAAGATGGAAGTTCTGGAGCATTTGGCCCAGTTCAATATTACTTTCCCCAGTTTATTCCCACACTTGTATCAGATGGCtttgagagatgaggaagaaagCGCCCAGGCCGGAATTGCCACCACAAATGGCACTTCTGCCACGGCCAGTACCAGTTCTAGTGGCACACCTTGAAGCTTCTCTAACCCCAGATGAAGTCTAAGGTAGATTCTCCACTGTGTTTGAAAATAGGAGTCACTGTTTTAAGTAGAAAGATAGTGTGGGGCTAGGGAAATAGAGTGAATAACAAACATCTTTGGTTTTCTGTACTATAAGGGTAACTTGGAGctttctgttttcagtttggaatttttcaaatgttattccTTTAAATGGAAGGTTTATATAGCTTAAGAAACTAAGTTTATGAATGACATTGATCACACATTTATTACTCTTTATGCAGTTTAGTAGTAAAAGTTTTgctatttcataaaacaaattgaaatcTTATTTTGTGGTCTATAACGAGAGCATAGCATCGGAATAGGAATTTacttggaaatatgaaaaaacttaacaaaataagatgaggtcaagaaatagagaaaaaagtaagaaatcagTAATTTTTAGCTTCCTTTTCCCTTTAACTCTGTTtttttgtgaaattaaaatatatatgtatacctgGATTTGCTTGTGTTCTTCCATGATGTAGGAGAAATTACATCTCCATAAATGAAACCACTGCTCACAACTTGTTTATTCtacaaacattcattgagcatcgCTCTCTGGAAGGCCCTGTGTTAGTCGTGGAGATATTAGGATAAGCCCAACCCATAGGGTGGTTGAGCCTAGGAGCAGCGGCCATATCGGGAAGGTGGTGAGATGTCCTCTAAATCCTACAGAACAAGTAGAAAAGGGTTAGGCAGAAGGTGGGgctccagggccgagcccgtggcgcacttggtagagtgctgcgctgggagcgcggcaacgctcccgtcgcgggttcggatcctacataggactgaccagtgcactcactggctgagtgccggtcacgaaaaaacgacaaaaaaaaaaaaaaaaaaaaagaaggtggggCTCCAGATGAGAGCAGTCGACTGTAAATGTCCTGAGCCAAGCCAGCCTGTGGCTTTGGAAGCTGCACTTCCCTCTGTGGGAGTTGCCTGCACTGAagctgggtggtggcaggggCCAGGCTCTCAGACCCTGTGTCTTAGGGCTGCGAGCAGAGCCTGGATTGGAAATCTTCTCTGAGCAGTTCCTTTTGGATGGTGGATCGAGCAGAGA is a window of Cynocephalus volans isolate mCynVol1 chromosome X, mCynVol1.pri, whole genome shotgun sequence DNA encoding:
- the LOC134368370 gene encoding melanoma-associated antigen 8-like translates to MPYCDKSQLCELEEDLRAQREAPALVGAQVPGDEEDMEVFFFTPSSSSSNSSASTSPLIPGTPEDVPTAGTPSPPQSPQGGCSSPTATVSPPWSQASESPSIQEEEGPSSSQDVGFPEYLLQGAPQEMMYDLLNLLLLKYRKKEPITKEEMLNGILKNYEDQFPAIFSKVSKYMEIVYGIAVKEVDPASHSYILSTSLGLTYDGMQSDDQSVPKTGLLIITLGLVFMEGDCTSEKSMWYVLGVLGLCPGREHPIYGEPRKLITEDWVQENYLEYRQVPNSDPVCYRFLWGPRAHAETSKMEVLEHLAQFNITFPSLFPHLYQMALRDEEESAQAGIATTNGTSATASTSSSGTP